A stretch of Verrucomicrobiota bacterium DNA encodes these proteins:
- a CDS encoding DEAD/DEAH box helicase, whose product MKFADLPFRPEILEAIQEIGYDSPTPIQEQAIPVILEGKDVIGSAQTGTGKTAAFALPTIQRLGEHGKCRCLAIGPTRELAAQVEENFRAYGKHLDLRITLLHGGVGYGKQKEDLARGMDVIVATPGRLLDHVQQGTASLNDVEILILDEVDRMLDMGFIEDVRKIVKKCSKKGRQTLLFSATVPDTIQRLANWALKDPVNISIGQNLSPASTVKHEVYPVNAMQKFDLLVSLLNQFEAKNTLIFCRMRRGSDRVARWLMERGFNVGVIHSDLSQKDRTKALEKFKKGEIPILVATDIASRGLDIADVTHVVNYDVPQHAEDYVHRIGRTGRAKREGNAVTLQAPDETSALMAIESYIKREVPKAKLEGFAYRYDPLEGVNQRKTRPKRRNR is encoded by the coding sequence ATGAAGTTTGCAGACCTCCCATTTCGGCCCGAAATCCTCGAAGCGATTCAGGAAATCGGCTACGACTCGCCAACACCTATCCAGGAACAGGCTATTCCGGTTATTCTTGAGGGGAAGGATGTGATAGGCTCTGCCCAGACGGGAACCGGAAAGACGGCGGCTTTCGCACTCCCAACCATTCAACGTTTGGGAGAACATGGGAAGTGCCGTTGTCTTGCGATTGGCCCTACCCGGGAGTTGGCCGCTCAAGTAGAAGAGAACTTTCGTGCGTATGGTAAACACCTCGATCTCCGGATTACTCTCCTTCATGGAGGAGTTGGTTATGGCAAACAGAAAGAGGACCTCGCACGTGGAATGGATGTGATTGTCGCTACGCCGGGGCGTTTACTGGATCACGTCCAGCAGGGGACAGCCTCCCTAAACGACGTTGAAATCCTGATTTTGGATGAAGTCGATCGCATGCTGGACATGGGATTTATCGAAGACGTTCGGAAAATCGTGAAGAAGTGCTCCAAGAAAGGAAGACAAACTCTCCTGTTCTCAGCAACCGTCCCTGATACAATTCAACGCCTTGCGAATTGGGCGTTAAAGGATCCGGTGAACATCTCGATCGGACAGAACCTCTCCCCTGCATCAACGGTCAAGCATGAGGTGTATCCGGTAAACGCGATGCAGAAATTCGATCTGCTGGTTTCACTGCTGAACCAGTTTGAGGCGAAAAACACCCTGATTTTTTGTCGGATGCGAAGAGGTTCGGATCGAGTGGCACGGTGGCTGATGGAACGGGGATTTAACGTTGGCGTCATTCACTCCGATCTTTCTCAAAAGGACCGCACGAAGGCGCTCGAAAAATTTAAGAAGGGCGAAATCCCGATTCTGGTAGCGACTGACATCGCTTCGCGCGGGCTCGACATTGCAGACGTCACCCACGTGGTAAACTACGACGTCCCCCAGCATGCCGAAGACTATGTTCACCGGATCGGCCGGACTGGTCGGGCGAAACGGGAGGGGAATGCGGTGACACTGCAGGCTCCTGATGAAACCAGCGCTCTGATGGCAATTGAGTCTTACATAAAACGGGAAGTGCCGAAAGCGAAGCTGGAAGGCTTCGCTTACCGGTATGATCCGCTCGAAGGAGTCAATCAGCGAAAAACCCGGCCGAAGCGGCGAAATCGCTGA